The Sphaerochaeta sp. sequence CACAGACTTTTCATTGGCACCGGCAGCAAACAGCATACTCGTGACGAGCAATCCCAGCATCACCCATAGCAACCTTTTTTTCATAGCAACCTCCTTCGATTGTCCGATCCAGCGCACCATCAATCAATGGTATCGCCGACTTTCTCCACTTCTTTTTTCGGAATACTTGCCAACTTTTGCAGGAAAACATCCCGATGAGACTCGAAAATATCACGGGGAAGACACCTATACCTATGGCACATCGCCGCGGCGTATCCCACCACCTCCCCCATCATGCCACCAGTTCGCATGATCCGTGCCGTTCCAGAAGCGTCATGGCTGGTGCTGATGTTCCTGCCAGCCATAAACATGTTGCGGATATTGCGCGAGTACAAGCACCGATACGGCAGGAAGAACGGCTTCTGAAATGATTCACGGCAATCCATCGTCAGGAACGCATCCCCTTCGTGGAAGGCGGCATAGAAACGTTTGTCCGGATAATGGACGTCAAAATCCCATGTCGCCGGCACACAACCATCAGAATAGGGTTTCTTGAAATCGGCCTTGGTCAGCACCACGTCCCCGAGCAACCTCCGGGACTCCCTCTTTCCCGCCACCGCGGCGCAAAAAGTCAGTTCATACCCTTCATAATCGTGATCAACGTTGCGCAGCACATCCCAGGCCCCGTACATCGCCCGGAAATTCATGTCGCGTGCCCGTTCCGCATAGAGGAAGGGATCATTCTCCATACCGCTTTCCCAGAACCAGCATCCCAACGATTTTTCCCGGGAATTGCCATAAATGTCATGAACGTTTCCACGGCCAGGGAACGCAACCTGGGAGAGATCCACAGCCCACGGACATCGGGGGAACGCCACGTTTCGTCCGGTATGCTCGATATGCCAGAGGTTGCTCACCCCCATATGCCCATTGGTGGTGGTCTCATAATCCGCATGGGCCAGGAATCCAAGATTTCCATCTCCCGTCGCGTCAGCGTACAGCGGCGCGGACAGGCGGAACAGATGGTCATGGACATAATCCCAAACGAGGACCGACGTTATGCACTCATCCGAGGTATCCGTCCCGATCACACAGCACCCGAGAAAACAGTCCAATCCTTTTTGAGCCTGGAGGATTCCCATTTTTCGGTCATCCTCATACAACTGTGCTTTGTTTTCCGCCCCATAGTGCCCGATCCTGTGCTGTTCGAATTCCCCGACGATATTGCCGATTCCAGGATACGGTGCATAGTTGGTGCCACCTCCCAGCCAGACACGGATCTCACTGCTGTTGTTTCCACCCACCAGCCGGCGATCCTGCACCAATGCGGTAGAAAGACCTTCCCGTGCCGCGGTAACCGCAGTGCACATCCCGGCGATGCCGCCCCCGGCAACCAGGAAATCAAATCTCCCTTCCTGTTCAGGTTCCCGGTTGTTCGTAGCCTCTTGATACCACGCGAACAAGGAGGCCCTGTCTTGCGGCAGGATCGTCCCATCCATCTGCGTCAGCACCAGATAGGCGCATCGTCCTTCAAACCCTGTGAGGTCATGCAAGAGGATATCAACAGGCCCTTGAGATAACGAAACCGTCCCTCCATCTTCCCAGCCCCATTGCGTCGTCGTTTTTCCCAACGTCAGGCTTACCTGTCCGCCCAAGCGTACGTTGAAACAACCAGGCGCCATATCAGGATGCCAAGGAGCGACCCAGTTGTAGGTATAGGCGTAGAGGTGATAGATCCCGCCTTCCGTGATGGTGATTGTCTTTTTTGCATCCGGGACGGGAACACCAAGCCCATGAGCCAGCAAATACGGGAATCCGAGTTCCAAGATGAACTCGCTATCAACAAACCATCCACCAGCGTCATCAAATGAGGCAGTTGGTATGAATAAGGTTTTTTCTGGAAGAATTGAACGTTTCAACATGTGCATCTTGGTTTCATCGTACCTCACTCTGGGAGAAAGAAAATGTTTCTTTTTTCAAAGAAGATGTTAGAATTGAGACAAGGAGAGAAGGATGGATTATCGTTGGTTTGACCAGTACGAAGGTATGTTTGCCTCGATGAATGGCGGGGAAGTGTTCTGCGGCATCAGCAGCAACACGGAATACATCCATCGCACCACCAGCATGAAGGAAGGAATGCTGCTTACCTGGGTGATCACCGGATCGGGAGAGCTCAAGACGCCGGAGAAGGATTATGCCATCACCGATGAAAATATGATCTTCCGAAACAACCGCATTGATTACCAACTGACGTTGTATCCCGGGGTACACCAGCGCCGATGCTTTCTCCGGCTTCCCGATGCATTCTTCTCTCTGTTGATCACCAGCACACCGTCCGTTCTGAATGTTCCTCCCGTCTTTCCGGTGAAACCGATGGATGAACAGCGGTTTGCCGACTTCATGGAAGTGATGCGCAAGATCCGCATGGCTTCTGACAAGGATCTTTTGGATATGCTCCCCTTCTTCTCCCACTACATCACCCAATGTGTGGCCCCTTGCCTGAATGAGAACGGACGGACCGCCGCCATGGAACACGCCAGACAACGCCTGGAAACGGATTTTCAGTCAAGCATCCCGGAAATCGCCGCGACATTTGGGCTTGGATACCATCTGTTCCGGAAGGAATTCAAACAAACCTACACCATCTCTCCGTTGGCGTATCGGATCAAAGCAAAGACGGAACAAGCCAAACAGTTCCTTTCCATGGGGTATCCCTGCGATGTCATCGCGGAAAAACTGGGATATCCGGACATGTACACGTTCTCCCACCAATTCAAGACGGTGGCGGGCATTTCACCAAAGAACTACCAGAAAAAGCATATTTTCTAATCAATCGTGACGAAACGGTCCGATGAACGCCACTCCTGGCAACGGAAGGCGGTCCGTTTCGACAAGCTCGTTTCCTGGTTCAATACGGAAGGAAACCAACGAGCCATCCCCCATGTTCGCCACGAGGAGGTACTGTCCGGAAGAGCTGATGCAGAAATTCCGGGGACCAGATCCTCCGGATGACTGCCGGGAAACCAAACGAGGCTTTGAGGGATCCTCCAAGGAGAACGTCGAGATGGTGTCTTCCCCTCGGGTGGTTGTCCAAAGCCATTTGCCGTCCGAGGAAAGATGGATGTCAGCGGCCGTGCTTCCTTCCCGTTTCTCGGCAAGAGGACTGAGACCGCGCAACGTCATTTCCTCCGTCAATTCATCAAACGAATAGGTCATCAGATGGCACCCTACCTCACCCACCACGTAGAGGAACGTGTTGTCCGGATGGAACGCCATGTGGCGGGGGCCTTCCCCGGCGGGAACAGGAATCTTTCCCGTAGCGACCAACGCGTCATCCGTATCCCGGCAATAACGGAACAGGACGTCACAACCGAGATCTGCGGCGAACAACGTCCTGCCTGTCCGGTCGAACATGCTGCTGTGGGTGTGTGGTCCTGCCTGGCGGGCGATGACCGGTCCATGTCCTTTATGTCGAAATGTCAGGGAAACACCAAGGGGAATCCCTTTCGCGTCCAGGGAACATACGGAAAGAATGCCGGAACCATAACTGGACAAGGCAAGCGCCCTGCCATCGGGGAAGACGGATACGTGGCAGACCGCTGTTCCGGGAACCGGGGTCCCACCCAGAAAGGTCAGCGTGCCGTTCGGTTGGATCAGATAGCCGTCCACCCGGCTGTCCCGTTCCTTGTCCGTCTCGTTCACGGCATACAACCGGTTTCCATGGAATGCGAGGAATGATGGATTGACGGAATGATCGAGGCTCCAGATTTTCCGCATCCTCCCGGTCGTTTCATCCAACTCAATGGTATGGATCATCCCATGCCTGGTTTCCTTCGTCCCATAACAGCCCGCAAACAAGATATCCATGTGTAGCCTCTTTCCGGTCATCCTAGCATAAGATGCCAATGAAGGGACAGAGAGGATTTGAAGCTAAGAAAGAAAGAAACGAATCATACACTTGAAACGCTCAGTCTTGTGAGATGACAAACTGTTATTCCAATCAATAAATAAAAAAAGAGCAACGAACCTTCCTTTTCAGGACGTCGTTGCTCGGAAGAGCGGGAGACGGGGATCGAACCCGCGACAACCACCTTGGCAAGGTGGAGCTCTACCACTGAGCCACTCCCGCAGATCTTTTTTCCGCTTCTTTGCGAGAGGCGGGACTTGAACCCGCAAACCTTGCGGTACCAGATCCTAAGTCTGGCGTGTATGCCAATTTCACCACTCTCGCGATGCATTGGCGCACTACCCAAAAAAGTATGAGCCGCAAAGGGATCGAACCTTTGACCCGCAGATTAAGAGTCTGCTGCTCTACCAGCTGAGCTAGCGGCCCAAGACATAACCTTTCAAAAACCCAAAACCAAAAGGCTCTCTGCGCCCGGAAGGATTCGAACCTTTGACACTCGGATTCGAAGTCCGATGCTCTATCCAACTGAGCTACGAGCGCTCGTCTCCACAGGGTGGAAGAAGGGGCTCGAACCCTCAACAGCCAGATCCACAATCTGGTGCTCTACCATTGAACTACTTCCACCATACAGTTGAAGCACCAGGGTGACACCCTATCGCGAATCAACGTGTAGCACTATAGCGGAATTATCAAATACTTGTCAACTACTCTGAAAGGAAGTTTCCAAAGAGAAAAACCACCTATTTTTTGCCATTCCGTTGACATCTTTTCACAGGAAGGGAAGATTATTGACTTGTCTTGGATTTGTCAGTATGTTTGCTCTGATCTTGAGCAGGCGATGGAGCGATCCATGGGGCTGGGTTCGTAAGGACAACAGGGAGATTCTCTGTGGGACGGTTTACGTTTCCAGGAGGAAATCTATGGCACAAAACACCCATCAGATCGCCGTACGGGTATCCAACGTCGGCATCTTCACCAATATCGGTCTTTCCCTTTTCAAATTCATTGCAGGCTTTGCCGGACACAGTTCGGCAATGATCAGCGACGCAATACACAGCGCCTCGGATGTGTTCGCTTCCTGCATCGCTCTGGTGGGCGTCAGCATGGGAGAGAAGAACAGTGACAAGGAACATCCCTATGGGCATGAGAAACTGGAGTGTGTGGCGGGAATCCTGCTTTCCGGTACGCTCTTTGCCACCGGCATCGGTGTCGGCTATGCCGGCATCCGCACGGTGGTGCGGGGAACCTGGGACCAGTTGCCCATACCCGGCGTTCTCCCGTTGATCGCCGCGGTCGTTTCCATCGGCACCAAGGAATGGATGTTCTGGTATACCCGCAGCGGCGCCAAGCGCATCAACTCCCCTGCCCTGATGGCCAGCGCGTGGCACCATCGCAGTGACGCGCTCTCCTCCATCGGTTCCCTGGCGGGAGTCGTCGGAGCCCGGCTTGGATACCCGGTGGCCGACCCGATCGCCAGCCTGGTGATCTGCGGTTTCATCATCAAGGTATCGGTGGATATCTTCCGAGACGCGGTAAGCAAACTGGACGACCATTCAATGGATCCCCAAAGTCTTGGGGAAGTCAAACATCTGATCGAACAGCAGAAAGGCGTCGTCCATCTGGACAACCTGAAGACACGACTTGCCGGTAACAAGGCGTACGTCGACGTGGAGATCGCCGTCAACCCCACCCTGACGGTCATTGAAGGGCATAACATCGCCGAGAACGTCCATCATGCCATCGAGAACGCGTTCCCCCAGGTCAAGCACTGCATGGTGCACGTCAATCCCGCACTGTATGAGTTGAACGTACAGGAAAGCAAAGAATCGTGCTAGAATGGAAACCATGATCGCCATCGTCACCGGAGCTTCCAGCGGACTGGGGAAAGCGTACGTCCGGAACATCGCAGCCAAGGAAAAAGGGATCCAGGAGATATGGATCATCGCCCGTCGCGCAGAACGGCTTGAGGAACTCAAGGCGGAGGTTCCCATCTGTCGGGTGATGCCGCTTGATGTGACCAGCCAGGAGGATCTCTCCCGACTGGAAACCACGCTGCAGACAGAGAAGCCCAGGGTGCATCTGTTGATCAACGCGGCGGGCATGGGAAAGCTGGGAGACTGGAATGTGATCAGTCGGGCGGACACCGACCGGATGATCGACCTGGACTGCCGCGCCGCGGTTGACGTCACCTTGATCGTCCTCCCGTTCATGCAGAAGGGAGACCGCATCATGGAGATCTGCTCCACCACGGCGTTCCAGCCGTTCCAGCACCTGAACGTCTATGCCGCCAGCAAGGCGTTCCTGTACCGGTACAGCCGGGCGTTACGGGTTGAGTTGTTTCCCAAAGGGATTTCGGTCTGTGCCGTCTGCCCGTACTGGATACGGGACACGGAGTTCATCAAGGTGGCGGAGAAGGCGGGAGGGAAACGGGTCATTCACCATTACGTCGGCGCAAGCAGTGTGAAATCGGTGGCAAACTGGTCCTACTGGGACGCCAAGCACGGCTTCGCCGTCTCCACCCCGGGACCAATCTGCTTCGCCCACCGTTTCTTCGCCAAGTTCATTCCCAGCGAGTTGATGATGGGCGTCTGGGCGTTGTTCCGCCGACTGTAGTCACTTTACCAGATTTCCGGCAAACACCTTGTCCAGGTACGCTTCCTGCTCCTTGGTGGGATTGGAGAACGGAGCGCGGGCCAACCCCACGTCATTGCCTTGGGCACGGAGCACATACTTCACCGCGGGGATCAACCCGACCTTGCAGAGAGCCTGCATGATGTTGTTGGCCTGGTGCTGGAGCGTCCGAGCTTCTTCCATCTTGCCCGCTTCGAACGCGTGGTAGATCTTCTCATAGTGGGGAAGCATGCAGTTGAACGTGCTGCCGATCGAGCCGGTGCATCCGTACGCCATCGTGGCGATCATCGTCTCATCAAACCCGTTGAACAGTTTCAGCTTCGGGTTGAGCTCCATGAACCGCTCCAGCTGGTAGACCACCTCATTGGTGTGCTTCACTCCTTCGATGGCCTCGCTTTGGAACAAGGCGCGGTAATCGGGGTTCTCAAGGTCAAACTCCCGTTTGGTATTGCCGGGAAAGTTATAGACGATCACCGGGAGTCCGACCTGGTTTGCAATATCATAATAATAGGAACAGACTTCCTTGGGGCTGAAGCCATAGTACAACGGAGGCGTGGCGGCAATGTGCTCGTAGCCCATTGCCTTGGCTTCCCTTCCGTACTGCACCGCCTCCTTGGTGGAAAGAGAACCAATATGGGCGATCAGCTCGGTGCGTCCTTTGAACGCGATGGCCGTCTCAAACGCCTGGAGCCGTTCCTTGTGGGACAGGAGGAAGCACTCGGCGCTGGACCCTCCCAGGAAAAAGCCGCTCGCCCCTTCCTGCAGGTTCCGTTCCATCAGCGCGGTGAGCGCCTTTGGACTGAACTGATCATCAGAGGTGAACGGCGTCACCGACGCAACGTAAATCCCCAGTCGTTTCGCATTCATCATTGTTTCTCCATCCCTTGTTGCCCATCGTAGCCCTCCCATCGGCAGGCTGT is a genomic window containing:
- a CDS encoding SDR family NAD(P)-dependent oxidoreductase, with amino-acid sequence METMIAIVTGASSGLGKAYVRNIAAKEKGIQEIWIIARRAERLEELKAEVPICRVMPLDVTSQEDLSRLETTLQTEKPRVHLLINAAGMGKLGDWNVISRADTDRMIDLDCRAAVDVTLIVLPFMQKGDRIMEICSTTAFQPFQHLNVYAASKAFLYRYSRALRVELFPKGISVCAVCPYWIRDTEFIKVAEKAGGKRVIHHYVGASSVKSVANWSYWDAKHGFAVSTPGPICFAHRFFAKFIPSELMMGVWALFRRL
- a CDS encoding FAD-dependent oxidoreductase; its protein translation is MELGFPYLLAHGLGVPVPDAKKTITITEGGIYHLYAYTYNWVAPWHPDMAPGCFNVRLGGQVSLTLGKTTTQWGWEDGGTVSLSQGPVDILLHDLTGFEGRCAYLVLTQMDGTILPQDRASLFAWYQEATNNREPEQEGRFDFLVAGGGIAGMCTAVTAAREGLSTALVQDRRLVGGNNSSEIRVWLGGGTNYAPYPGIGNIVGEFEQHRIGHYGAENKAQLYEDDRKMGILQAQKGLDCFLGCCVIGTDTSDECITSVLVWDYVHDHLFRLSAPLYADATGDGNLGFLAHADYETTTNGHMGVSNLWHIEHTGRNVAFPRCPWAVDLSQVAFPGRGNVHDIYGNSREKSLGCWFWESGMENDPFLYAERARDMNFRAMYGAWDVLRNVDHDYEGYELTFCAAVAGKRESRRLLGDVVLTKADFKKPYSDGCVPATWDFDVHYPDKRFYAAFHEGDAFLTMDCRESFQKPFFLPYRCLYSRNIRNMFMAGRNISTSHDASGTARIMRTGGMMGEVVGYAAAMCHRYRCLPRDIFESHRDVFLQKLASIPKKEVEKVGDTID
- a CDS encoding dihydrodipicolinate synthase family protein encodes the protein MNAKRLGIYVASVTPFTSDDQFSPKALTALMERNLQEGASGFFLGGSSAECFLLSHKERLQAFETAIAFKGRTELIAHIGSLSTKEAVQYGREAKAMGYEHIAATPPLYYGFSPKEVCSYYYDIANQVGLPVIVYNFPGNTKREFDLENPDYRALFQSEAIEGVKHTNEVVYQLERFMELNPKLKLFNGFDETMIATMAYGCTGSIGSTFNCMLPHYEKIYHAFEAGKMEEARTLQHQANNIMQALCKVGLIPAVKYVLRAQGNDVGLARAPFSNPTKEQEAYLDKVFAGNLVK
- a CDS encoding cation diffusion facilitator family transporter, with amino-acid sequence MAQNTHQIAVRVSNVGIFTNIGLSLFKFIAGFAGHSSAMISDAIHSASDVFASCIALVGVSMGEKNSDKEHPYGHEKLECVAGILLSGTLFATGIGVGYAGIRTVVRGTWDQLPIPGVLPLIAAVVSIGTKEWMFWYTRSGAKRINSPALMASAWHHRSDALSSIGSLAGVVGARLGYPVADPIASLVICGFIIKVSVDIFRDAVSKLDDHSMDPQSLGEVKHLIEQQKGVVHLDNLKTRLAGNKAYVDVEIAVNPTLTVIEGHNIAENVHHAIENAFPQVKHCMVHVNPALYELNVQESKESC
- a CDS encoding lactonase family protein is translated as MDILFAGCYGTKETRHGMIHTIELDETTGRMRKIWSLDHSVNPSFLAFHGNRLYAVNETDKERDSRVDGYLIQPNGTLTFLGGTPVPGTAVCHVSVFPDGRALALSSYGSGILSVCSLDAKGIPLGVSLTFRHKGHGPVIARQAGPHTHSSMFDRTGRTLFAADLGCDVLFRYCRDTDDALVATGKIPVPAGEGPRHMAFHPDNTFLYVVGEVGCHLMTYSFDELTEEMTLRGLSPLAEKREGSTAADIHLSSDGKWLWTTTRGEDTISTFSLEDPSKPRLVSRQSSGGSGPRNFCISSSGQYLLVANMGDGSLVSFRIEPGNELVETDRLPLPGVAFIGPFRHD
- a CDS encoding AraC family transcriptional regulator; translated protein: MDYRWFDQYEGMFASMNGGEVFCGISSNTEYIHRTTSMKEGMLLTWVITGSGELKTPEKDYAITDENMIFRNNRIDYQLTLYPGVHQRRCFLRLPDAFFSLLITSTPSVLNVPPVFPVKPMDEQRFADFMEVMRKIRMASDKDLLDMLPFFSHYITQCVAPCLNENGRTAAMEHARQRLETDFQSSIPEIAATFGLGYHLFRKEFKQTYTISPLAYRIKAKTEQAKQFLSMGYPCDVIAEKLGYPDMYTFSHQFKTVAGISPKNYQKKHIF